A single window of Tolypothrix sp. NIES-4075 DNA harbors:
- a CDS encoding glycosyltransferase family 4 protein — MKVILTCNTGLGTGGQGVCLANAAAGFNELADLTVICADVKTPQTDFSVYPVGYSASSRRLLATPLLRRRNDWAVLLSDLYFDKQVSKKLQLLPCDLIMGVAGQTHLAFKTAKAKGAKAWLYCLNNYLPFMQEQIQQELQFLGESTVATMNPKMLQRFSQECKQADLIVVLSKVAKQTFIDAGFPADKIAVLPPFINTERFYPSPKTDSTFRGLYVGTIEPRKGVQYLIPAFLQAKIPNSELLLVGGTSTRKMRLLVEKTLSQNSHIKQEFWNFNSQDPQQVFSRCSVFILPSVEDGFGLVALEAMACGLPVIVTSHCGAADLIEDGVNGFIVPPRDEKAISEKLDFLAANESIRIEMSKAARNTAVTYTQELYKHNLCQIFDNYL; from the coding sequence ATGAAAGTTATTCTCACTTGCAACACAGGCTTAGGTACAGGAGGACAGGGAGTTTGTTTAGCAAATGCAGCAGCAGGTTTTAACGAATTAGCAGATTTAACTGTAATTTGTGCAGATGTTAAAACACCTCAAACCGATTTCTCAGTTTATCCCGTCGGTTATTCTGCATCGAGCAGACGATTACTTGCTACACCGCTGCTGCGTCGTCGCAATGATTGGGCTGTACTGTTGAGCGATTTATATTTTGACAAACAAGTAAGCAAAAAATTACAACTCCTTCCCTGCGATTTAATTATGGGGGTAGCAGGTCAAACTCATCTAGCTTTTAAAACAGCTAAAGCAAAAGGTGCGAAGGCTTGGCTATATTGCCTCAATAATTATCTCCCCTTCATGCAAGAGCAAATTCAGCAAGAACTACAGTTTCTTGGAGAATCTACTGTAGCAACCATGAATCCAAAGATGCTGCAACGATTTTCACAGGAGTGTAAACAAGCTGATTTAATCGTAGTCCTTTCAAAGGTTGCTAAACAAACATTTATTGATGCAGGCTTTCCGGCAGATAAGATTGCTGTTCTTCCTCCATTTATTAATACTGAAAGGTTTTATCCCTCTCCTAAAACAGACTCAACTTTCCGTGGACTTTATGTAGGTACTATTGAACCGCGTAAAGGTGTTCAGTATTTAATCCCTGCCTTTTTGCAAGCTAAAATACCTAATTCTGAATTGTTATTAGTTGGAGGTACATCAACTCGTAAAATGCGACTTTTAGTAGAGAAAACACTAAGTCAAAATTCTCATATAAAACAGGAGTTTTGGAATTTTAATAGCCAAGATCCCCAACAAGTCTTTAGTCGGTGTTCAGTATTCATTTTGCCTTCTGTTGAAGATGGTTTTGGATTGGTAGCACTCGAAGCAATGGCGTGCGGACTTCCTGTAATTGTCACTTCTCATTGCGGTGCTGCTGACTTAATTGAAGATGGCGTTAATGGATTTATTGTACCACCCAGAGACGAAAAAGCTATTAGCGAAAAACTAGATTTTTTAGCTGCTAACGAATCGATTCGCATAGAAATGAGTAAAGCAGCCAGAAATACTGCCGTTA